In Lotus japonicus ecotype B-129 chromosome 5, LjGifu_v1.2, one genomic interval encodes:
- the LOC130721047 gene encoding patellin-3-like: MAAETSKTTQESLSLAAEQLVVTDVAAAAVVDKETQQPKPEEEKPVEAETEVSKPSGGDEIPESGSFKEESNIVADLPDAENKALQEFKLLVQTALNHHEFSVPPPPPQEGSDASPEEVSIWGIPLLADERSDVILLKFLRARDFKVKEAFAMIKSTILWRKEFGIDGLLEEDLGDDLEKAVYMHGSDKEGHPVCYNIYGEIYKKMFSDEEKRHKILRWRIQFLEKITRRLDFTPAGISTIVQVNDLKNSPGPAKWELRQATKHALQLLQDNNPEFVAKRVFINVPWWYLAVIRMIRPFLTRRTKSKFVFAGPSKSAETLLRYIAAEQLPVKYGGLSKDGEFGVNDAVTEITVRPAAKHTVEFPVTENGLLCWELRVIGWDVSYGAEFVPSAEGSYTVIIQKARKVASSEEPVLCNNYKIGEPGKVVLTVDNQSSKKKKLLYRLKTKPTSD; this comes from the coding sequence ATGGCTGCAGAAACCAGCAAAACAACTCAAGAGTCACTGTCACTTGCGGCGGAGCAACTGGTGGTTACTGATGTCGCCGCCGCCGCTGTAGTTGACAAGGAAACACAACAGCCCAAGCCCGAGGAGGAGAAGCCTGTGGAGGCTGAAACTGAGGTTTCTAAGCCCAGCGGCGGTGATGAAATTCCTGAATCAGGTTCGTTCAAGGAAGAGAGCAACATCGTTGCTGATTTACCTGATGCAGAGAACAAAGCGCTGCAAGAGTTCAAACTTCTTGTTCAGACCGCGCTCAACCACCATGAATTCTCTgtgccgccgccgccgccgcaagAAGGTTCTGATGCTTCACCGGAGGAGGTGTCGATTTGGGGGATTCCGCTTCTTGCAGATGAAAGAAGCGACGTGATTCTGCTGAAGTTTCTGCGTGCCAGGGATTTCAAGGTGAAGGAGGCGTTTGCTATGATCAAGAGCACGATTTTGTGGAGGAAGGAGTTTGGAATTGATGGATTGCTAGAGGAAGATTTAGGAGATGATTTGGAGAAAGCGGTGTACATGCATGGTTCTGATAAGGAAGGTCATCCTGTGTGTTACAACATCTATGGGGAGATTTacaagaaaatgttttctgatgAGGAGAAGAGGCACAAGATTCTGAGGTGGAGAATTCAGTTCCTGGAGAAGATTACCAGGAGGCTTGATTTCACTCCTGCTGGTATTTCCACCATTGTTCAGGTCAATGATCTTAAGAATTCTCCTGGACCTGCTAAATGGGAGCTTAGACAAGCTACCAAACATGCCCTTCAATTGCTTCAGGATAACAACCCTGAATTTGTAGCTAAACGTGTGTTTATCAATGTGCCATGGTGGTACTTAGCAGTGATCAGGATGATAAGACCTTTTCTCACACGGAGAACCAAAAGCAAGTTTGTTTTTGCTGGTCCTTCCAAATCAGCTGAGACTCTTCTAAGATACATAGCAGCAGAGCAGCTACCAGTCAAGTATGGTGGACTAAGCAAAGATGGTGAATTCGGAGTAAACGATGCTGTTACTGAAATTACAGTGAGGCCCGCTGCTAAGCACACCGTGGAATTTCCGGTTACTGAGAACGGCTTACTCTGTTGGGAGCTCAGAGTTATAGGGTGGGATGTGAGCTATGGTGCAGAGTTTGTGCCAAGTGCAGAAGGAAGCTACACTGTGATCATCCAGAAGGCTAGAAAGGTTGCTTCATCAGAAGAGCCAGTTCTTTGCAACAACTATAAAATTGGTGAACCTGGGAAAGTTGTTCTCACCGTTGACAATCAAAGCtctaagaagaagaagcttttgTACCGGTTGAAGACCAAGCCAACTTCTGACTGA